The Rhizobium sp. WSM4643 genome contains the following window.
CTGCAGGGCTGCGATCGGATGGACCGCATGGGCGCGACGAATGGTGGCGCTGCCGGCTTCCGAAAGCCCGAGGGCGCGGACTTTCCCCTCCTTCACCAGCTCCGCCATGACGCCGACCGTCTCTTCGATCGGCACGTTGGGATCGACCCGGTGCTGGTAGAGGAGGTCGATGGTCTCGATGCCGAGGCGTTTCAGCGAGGCTTCGGCCACCGCGCGCACATGCTCGGGGCGGCTGTCGACGCCGGTGATGGCGGCAGTACCCGGCTTGCTGGCATCGATGTTGAAGCCGAATTTGGTGGCGATCACCACGCGGTCGCGGAACGGCTTCAGCGCTTTGCCGAGAAGAACTTCATTGGTAAAGGGACCATAGACTTCGGCGGTGTCGAAGAAGGTCACGCCGAGATCGATGGCGCGATGCATTGTCTTGATCGATTCCGCATCGTCGCTGGCGCCATAGGCAAAGCTCATGCCCATGCAGCCAAGGCCGACGGCCGAGACGGTCAGATCGTTTCCGAGTTTCCGGATTTTCATGATGTGCTCCTTTGAGCTGATTTTGAGCCGCCAGACCATGATGCCGAAAAGTGTGAGCGGTTTTCGGACGACATCATGCTCTAACTATTTAATTCAGAACAGGATTCAGATTTTAGGCCGCCCGGCCTGAAATCATTCTGTTCTGACTGGTTGCGGTACGGGCAGACCATATCGCTGCCGCATCAATCAGAAAATACATGCAGTTTCTAACAGGTTGTTCTATCATTTCGATCAATGAACAGAACACAGCTCTCGCAACTCGCCGTTCTCGCCGCCGTTTCGGAGCATCGCAGCTTCCGGGCCGCGGCGAAGGAACTCCTCGTCGCGCCCTCGGCGATCAGCCATGCGATATCGAGCCTCGAGGAAAGCCTGGGGGTGCGGCTTCTGGCGCGCACCACCCGCAGCGTCGCGCCTACGGAAGAGGGCCGGCTGCTGCTTGAAAGACTTCGTCCCGCGCTCGATGAGATCGACATTGCCTTGGAGGCCGTCCGAGATACGCGCGCCAAACCGGCTGGAAATCTGCGTATCACCGCGCCGCGCTTCGCCTCCGATCTGCTGCTCGCTCCGCGGCTCGGCGACTTTCTCAACCTCTATCCCGATATCACCCTGGAGATTGCCAATGAGGATGGCTTCACCGATATCGTCAAGGAGGGCTTCGATGCCGGCATCCGGCTGGAGGAGAGCCTGGAGGCTGATATGATCGCGGTCAGGGTCTCGCCCGATCTGACGACGGTGATCGCCGCTTCGCCCGAATATTTCGAGCACCATCCGAAGCCGGAGCATCCGCGCGAGCTCGTCCGTCATCGCTGCATCAAGCGGCGCTTCACCAACGGCTCGATCTATCGCTGGGAATTCGAAAAGGATGGGCAGGAACTCGTCGTTTCGGTCGATGGGCCGCTTGTTGTCAGCGAGGATCGGCTGGCCCTGCTTGCGGCGCTGAACGGCGCCGGCCTCGCCTATCTCTTCGACATGCGGGTCAATGCCGAACTGGCGAGCGGCAAGCTTGTGCGGGTGCTGGAGGATTGGTGCGCGCCCTATGCCGGGCCTTTTCTCTATTATCCCACCCGGCGGCAGATGCGCCCGGCGCTGCGCGCCTTCATCGATTTCTTCAGATACAGTGGGCAGGATACGGGCGGCCGGTAAGGATTACAGCGCCGCGCGTCCTTTCAGACGCGCAAAGGACGCTGTAGCACTTTAAATCTGCGCATCGTGCTTTCCGAAAATCGATACCGACTTTTCGGGCCGATGCGCTGGAACCGGGCCGCCCGTTCTTATTAGGGCGCCGTTTCCATCAGGCAGCCTTTGCCTTCTGGTTTGCCGCCGTGGTGGCGAGCTGGGAGAGGGTCTTGTCGGTGGCCGTTTCCTGTTGCAGCGTCTGGTCGAGCAGGCCGACGACCTCCTTGAGACCGAGCGTCGCGGCCCAGGTCTTCAGGGTGCCGTAACGGGCGATTTCGTAATGCTCGACGGCCTGGGCAGCCGAAATCAGGCCGGCATCGAGGGCCGCCGTGCCCTTGAATTCCTCCATGATGTCCTCGCCCTCGGCGATGATGCCCTGGATCGCCTCGCAGGTCTTGCCCTGGGCGCGTTTATCGATCAGTTCGAAAACCTGCTGCAGGCGCTCGACCTGGCCTTCGGTTTCCTCACGGTGTTTTTCGAAGCCCTTCTTCAGTTCGGAGGATTGGGCGGCCCGCGCCATCTTCGGCAGGGCGCGCAATATCTGCCGTTCGGCAAAGTAGATGTCCTTCAGCGTGTCATAGAAGAGATCTTCCAGCGTCTTTTCCTTGGCCATTTTCTCGATCCTTGTTCTGGGGAAAACCGCGAACGCGGCGACACATTAAGAAGAGAAGATCGCGTTAATTGTTCCCGATCGATTTCGGGTGGACTGGAAATCGGTGCCGGGCGATGATTCCTGCCGTCGATGAGGGAGGGTAAAGTCATGCGAAAGCCGAATTCGATGAAGGGTCTGGAGGATCTTGGCCGTGTGCGGCTGTCGCAAAACTTCTTCCTCCGCGATTTCCTGCATTCCGAAATCGCCGATTTCTACCGCATTCCCAATATCCCCGAAGATCCCGATCTGGCGATCGAGGCGGGCAAGAGGCTCTGCGAGGAATTGCTGGAGCCGCTGGAGGCAACGTTCGGGCGCCTGCATATCCGATCCGGCTATCGTTCGCCCGCGGTCAACAGGTTCGGCAACGAGAACAATCTGAACTGTTCGACCAATGCGTCTACATCAGCGCATCACATCTGGGATATGAGGGACTTCGACGGCTGCATGGGTGCTGCCGTCTGCATTGCCGTGCCGTGGATGGTCGACCATTACCACGATGAAAGCGACTGGCAGCGGCTCGCCTGGTGGATTCACGACCACCTGCCTTATGCCTCGCTCTGCTTCTTTCCCAAGCTCTGGGCCTTCAATATCCAGTGGCACGAACGGCCGAAGCGGGTGATCCAGAGTTATGTCAGCCCGCGCGGCATCCTGACTAAACCCGGCATGGCCAATTGGGCAGGCGATCATTCCGAGTGGTATGCTGGTTTTCCATTGTTTTCAGCGCCGCGCGTCTTCTCAGACGCGCAAAGGACGCTGTAACACTTTAAATGCTGCATAATTTAATCCTTAAATCGATTTCCGATTTAAGAAATTATGCAGTGAACCTGATGCGATAGCGGATATGGCCGTCGCTCTCGACATAGCTGTCGTAGAGCGCACGCGCGGTTCTGTTCTGCTCGCTGGTATGCCAGTAGAGCCGCGACCAGCCCTTGGCTTTGCAGGTCGAAACGAGATCGTCCATCAGTGCCCGCCCGACGCCCTTGCCGCGCGCATCGGCATCGACGAACAGGTCTTCGAGATAGCAATCCCTGCCACGGATCCACGTGCCCTCATGCGTGAGATAGAGTGCAAAACCCATGATCCTGCCATCGACCTCGGCGACGCACATCGCAATCGCCGACGCCGGATCGAAGACACGGCGCCATGTCTGATCGGTGATATCGGCATCGACCGTGACTTCGTAAAAGGCGAGGTAGGCGGCCCAAAGCTCGCGCCAGCGGGCTTCATCCTCGGGGCGGGCATCGCGTATCGTCACGGTCATGGCATCTCTTTCTTCAGGCGCCGGCTTCGTCGAGTAGCGCCATCGCGTCATCGGAAAGCGCAAGTGTCGCCGATTTCGCCAGGCTTTCAAGCTGCGAAAGGCTGGTTGCACTGGCAATCGGCGCCGTCACGCCCTTCTTGCGCAGCAGCCAGGCGAGTGAAATTTCCGCGGGCGCTGCACCGGTCTCGGCCGAAACCTTGTCGAGGGCGGCCAGAATGCGCAGGCCTTTATCATCGAGATATTTCGAAACCCGGCCCTCGCGTGCGCGGCCTTCCGTGTCGGCCTTGCTGCGGTATTTGCCGGTGAGGAAGCCGGCGGCAAGGCTGAAATAGGTGATGACGCCGATGTCTTCTTCGACGCAGAGATCGGCAAGCGGCCCCTCGAAGCTCGAGCGCTCGTAGAGATTATATTCCGGCTGCAGCACATCGTAACGCGGCAGGCCGGCCCTCTCGGCAGCGTCGAAGGAAGCCTGAAGCAGTGTCTCATCATAGTTCGAGCAGCCGATGGCGCGGATCTTTCCCTGCTGCTTCAGCTTGGCAAAGGCCCCGAGCGTTTCCTCATGCGGCGTATCTTCATCCGGCCAGTGCGAGAGATAGAGGTCGATATAATCCGTCTGCAGCCGGCGCAGCGAATCCTCGACCGCCTTCAGGATATAGGCCTCCTTCAGCGTCTTTCCCTGTCCCATGTCGGAGCCGACTTTGGTGACGATAACGGCCTTGTCGCGGGAGATCTTTGCCTGGCTTAGCCAGCGCCCGATGATCTCTTCGGAATCGCCGCCCTTGTTGCCCGGGACCCAGGAGGAATAGACATCGGCCGTATCGATCGTGTTCAGGCCCGCGTCGAAGAAGGCGTCGAGAATGGCGAAGGATGTTTTCTCGTCGGCCGTCCAGCCGAAGACATTGCCGCCGATGACGATCGGCGCGACCGAAAGACCTGTTTTTCCAAGCCGACGCATTTCCATGACGCTCTCCAGAAGTGTGAAGGAATTGAAATCGCGGATACGGCAGAACGCCGCCCTGACCAACTTAGTGCGATCCGCGCATCCGGGAAACCAAACTTCTGTGATTTCAGGTCGCGCCATTGCGCCGCAGCTAGGGCCTGAATATGGTTCGCGGAAATCAGTTTGGGAGGCTTGGATCATGTTGCGTTTCGGTATCATTTCAACGGCGAAGATCGGCCGCGACAATGTCGTTCCGGCGATCCAGGACGCGGAAAATTGCGTCGTCACGGCGATTGCCAGCCGCGATCTCAAGCGTGCGAAGGAGATGGCCGACCGATTCTCGGTACCGCATGCCTTCGGCTCCTATGAGGAGATGCTGGCCTCCGACCTCATCGATGCCGTCTACATTCCGCTGCCGACCTCGCAGCATATCGAATGGTCGATCAAGGCGGCAGATGCCGGCAAGCACGTGCTCTGCGAAAAGCCGTTGGCGCTGAAGGCAGACGATATCGACGATCTGATCGCCGCCCGCGACCGCAACCGGGTGGTGGTCAGCGAAGCCTATATGATCACCTATTCCCCGGTCTGGCAGAAGGTGCGCTCGCTGATCGACGAGGGCGCCATCGGTTCGCTCCGGCATGTGCAGGGCGCCTTCACCTATTTCAACCGCGACCCCGCCAACATGCGCAACGTCCCCGAGCTTGGCGGCGGCGGCCTTCCCGATATCGGCGTCTATCCCGTCATGGGCACGCGTTTTTCCACCGGCAAGGAGCCGCTCTGGATCCAGGCGATCACCGAGCGCGACGCGGATTTCGGCACGGATATCTATTCGAGCGTCAAGGCCGATTTCGGCGATTTCGAGCTGAGTTTCTATATCTCGACGCAGATGGCCAACCGCCAGGTCATGGTTTTTCACGGCACCGAAGGTTACATCGAGGTCAAGTCGCCGTTCAACGCCAATCGCTGGGGACCTGAGGAGATCGAGCTTGCCGACCGCAGCCACACTCAATCGCGCATCTTCCGCTTCCAGGACAGCCGCCAGTACAAGCGGCAGGTCGAGGCTTTTGCCCGAGCGGTGAAGAACGGCAAGGAAGAGATCGTCACGCTAGAAAATTCGAAGCTGAACCAAAAGGTGATCGATGCGATCTACCGGGCCAGCGAGAAGGACGGCTGGGAAGCAGTCTAGCGCATAACCCCGAAAATCGGAATCGATTTTCGGGGTTATGCGCCACTTCAGAGGATTAGAGCGTCCTTAGCGCGTCCTATTGGACGCGCGGCGCTCTACTCACTCGGCGCGGAAGACGAAGCGCGAATAGCCGAAGAAGCTGAAGATCATCGAGGCGACGCTGGCGATCACCATGGCCGCCAGCGGCTGAAGCGCCGGCAGCGACAGCAGAAGCGCGGAATAGAGCCCGTAATTGACGAGCGCCGCCGTCACTCCGACCGAGCCGTAGCGGAAACCTTCGGCGGCAAGCGAACGGCCGGTACGATCGAAGGTGAAGCTCCGATTGAAAGCCCAGGTCGCCGCCATGGCGAAGGCGATTGCGATGAGCCGCGCCAGAAACGGCCCGAGCGGCGTCAGATGGAGCAGCGCCGACAGGATGCCGGCGTCGACGAGGAAGCCGATGCCGCCGGCAATGGCGAAGCGGATGAGCTTTCTCATGCCGCATCCGCCTTGCCGGGACGCGCGCGCGATACCGGGCCTGCGTCGCTGAGCGGTG
Protein-coding sequences here:
- a CDS encoding GtrA family protein, which produces MRKLIRFAIAGGIGFLVDAGILSALLHLTPLGPFLARLIAIAFAMAATWAFNRSFTFDRTGRSLAAEGFRYGSVGVTAALVNYGLYSALLLSLPALQPLAAMVIASVASMIFSFFGYSRFVFRAE
- a CDS encoding YciE/YciF ferroxidase family protein, with the translated sequence MAKEKTLEDLFYDTLKDIYFAERQILRALPKMARAAQSSELKKGFEKHREETEGQVERLQQVFELIDKRAQGKTCEAIQGIIAEGEDIMEEFKGTAALDAGLISAAQAVEHYEIARYGTLKTWAATLGLKEVVGLLDQTLQQETATDKTLSQLATTAANQKAKAA
- a CDS encoding aldo/keto reductase, which translates into the protein MEMRRLGKTGLSVAPIVIGGNVFGWTADEKTSFAILDAFFDAGLNTIDTADVYSSWVPGNKGGDSEEIIGRWLSQAKISRDKAVIVTKVGSDMGQGKTLKEAYILKAVEDSLRRLQTDYIDLYLSHWPDEDTPHEETLGAFAKLKQQGKIRAIGCSNYDETLLQASFDAAERAGLPRYDVLQPEYNLYERSSFEGPLADLCVEEDIGVITYFSLAAGFLTGKYRSKADTEGRAREGRVSKYLDDKGLRILAALDKVSAETGAAPAEISLAWLLRKKGVTAPIASATSLSQLESLAKSATLALSDDAMALLDEAGA
- a CDS encoding aldo/keto reductase encodes the protein MKIRKLGNDLTVSAVGLGCMGMSFAYGASDDAESIKTMHRAIDLGVTFFDTAEVYGPFTNEVLLGKALKPFRDRVVIATKFGFNIDASKPGTAAITGVDSRPEHVRAVAEASLKRLGIETIDLLYQHRVDPNVPIEETVGVMAELVKEGKVRALGLSEAGSATIRRAHAVHPIAALQSEYSLWTRDPEEEVLATCRELGIGFVPYSPLGRGFLTGAIRKVDDLAADDFRRQVPRFQAENFDANAALVATLERLAAEKGVTAAQLALAWVLNQGDDIVPIPGARKLHHLEQNAAAADIVLSPAELATLEEVIPAGQVAGQRYSDASLAMTNI
- a CDS encoding Gfo/Idh/MocA family protein, with the translated sequence MLRFGIISTAKIGRDNVVPAIQDAENCVVTAIASRDLKRAKEMADRFSVPHAFGSYEEMLASDLIDAVYIPLPTSQHIEWSIKAADAGKHVLCEKPLALKADDIDDLIAARDRNRVVVSEAYMITYSPVWQKVRSLIDEGAIGSLRHVQGAFTYFNRDPANMRNVPELGGGGLPDIGVYPVMGTRFSTGKEPLWIQAITERDADFGTDIYSSVKADFGDFELSFYISTQMANRQVMVFHGTEGYIEVKSPFNANRWGPEEIELADRSHTQSRIFRFQDSRQYKRQVEAFARAVKNGKEEIVTLENSKLNQKVIDAIYRASEKDGWEAV
- a CDS encoding LysR family transcriptional regulator; translated protein: MNRTQLSQLAVLAAVSEHRSFRAAAKELLVAPSAISHAISSLEESLGVRLLARTTRSVAPTEEGRLLLERLRPALDEIDIALEAVRDTRAKPAGNLRITAPRFASDLLLAPRLGDFLNLYPDITLEIANEDGFTDIVKEGFDAGIRLEESLEADMIAVRVSPDLTTVIAASPEYFEHHPKPEHPRELVRHRCIKRRFTNGSIYRWEFEKDGQELVVSVDGPLVVSEDRLALLAALNGAGLAYLFDMRVNAELASGKLVRVLEDWCAPYAGPFLYYPTRRQMRPALRAFIDFFRYSGQDTGGR
- a CDS encoding GNAT family N-acetyltransferase yields the protein MTVTIRDARPEDEARWRELWAAYLAFYEVTVDADITDQTWRRVFDPASAIAMCVAEVDGRIMGFALYLTHEGTWIRGRDCYLEDLFVDADARGKGVGRALMDDLVSTCKAKGWSRLYWHTSEQNRTARALYDSYVESDGHIRYRIRFTA